In one Suricata suricatta isolate VVHF042 chromosome 9, meerkat_22Aug2017_6uvM2_HiC, whole genome shotgun sequence genomic region, the following are encoded:
- the ZFAND6 gene encoding AN1-type zinc finger protein 6 isoform X2, with protein sequence MAQETNHSQAPMLCSTGCGFYGNPRTNGMCSVCYREHLQRQNSSNGRISPPAASVTSLSESFPVQRADGSAPDAQSPLDPAPASAQPSPVSNQSLLSESVASSQADGTSVEGAPDTEDLPASVSDTAQQPSEEQSESLEKPKQRKNRCFMCRKKVGLTGFECRCGHVYCGVHRYSDVHNCSYNYKADAAEKIRKENPVVVGEKIQKI encoded by the exons ATGGCTCAGGAAACTAACCACAGCCAGGCGCCTATGCTCTGCTCCACCGGCTGCGGGTTTTACGGGAACCCCCGCACCAACGGCATGTGCTCCGTGTGCTATAGAGAACACCTCCAGAGACAGAACAGCAGTAACGGCAGAATCAGCCCGCCCG CGGCTTCTGTCACTAGTCTGTCTGAGTCTTTCCCGGTCCAGCGCGCAGACGGCAGTGCCCCCGACGCGCAGTCACCTCTAGACCCCGCGCCCGCGTCGGCGCAGCCAAG CCCTGTATCAAATCAGTCACTTTTATCAGAGTCCGTAGCATCTTCCCAAGCGGACGGCACATCTGTGGAAGGAGCGCCGGACACAGAAGACCTGCCAG CTTCAGTATCAGATACGGCACAGCAGCCATCTGAAGAGCAGAGCGAGTCTcttgaaaaaccaaaacagagaaagaaccGCTGTTTCATGTGCAGGAAGAAAGTAGGACTTACTG GGTTTGAATGCCGGTGTGGACATGTTTACTGTGGCGTGCACCGATACTCAGACGTGCACAATTGCTCGTACAATTACAAAGCTGACGCCGCggagaaaatcagaaaagagaacccagtaGTTGTCGGTGAAAAGATCCAGAAGATTTGA
- the ZFAND6 gene encoding AN1-type zinc finger protein 6 isoform X1 — MAQETNHSQAPMLCSTGCGFYGNPRTNGMCSVCYREHLQRQNSSNGRISPPAASVTSLSESFPVQRADGSAPDAQSPLDPAPASAQPSPVSNQSLLSESVASSQADGTSVEGAPDTEDLPDGTKLSFKKMDVPLLCPWTPANRSRRPAQSLTCGWAEATESRTRSPAADAGL; from the exons ATGGCTCAGGAAACTAACCACAGCCAGGCGCCTATGCTCTGCTCCACCGGCTGCGGGTTTTACGGGAACCCCCGCACCAACGGCATGTGCTCCGTGTGCTATAGAGAACACCTCCAGAGACAGAACAGCAGTAACGGCAGAATCAGCCCGCCCG CGGCTTCTGTCACTAGTCTGTCTGAGTCTTTCCCGGTCCAGCGCGCAGACGGCAGTGCCCCCGACGCGCAGTCACCTCTAGACCCCGCGCCCGCGTCGGCGCAGCCAAG CCCTGTATCAAATCAGTCACTTTTATCAGAGTCCGTAGCATCTTCCCAAGCGGACGGCACATCTGTGGAAGGAGCGCCGGACACAGAAGACCTGCCAG atggcaCAAAGTTGTCTTTCAAGAAGATGGATGTGCCGCTTCTTTGCCCCTGGACACCTGCTAACAGGAGCCGGCGtcctgcccagagcctgacgtgcggctGGGCGGAAGCCACAGAGTCCCGCACGCGGTCCCCTGCTGCGGACGCTGGGCTGTGA